Within Vicia villosa cultivar HV-30 ecotype Madison, WI linkage group LG1, Vvil1.0, whole genome shotgun sequence, the genomic segment tcatgtacggacggtgaatagtaTCGTCCGTACACACGGTGTAAAATACGGTGTAAATACTTGGGGTGTAAGAATAACATGGCTGAAAAATGATATAgcagtataaaaatatttgacaacTAATATATGATCATCATGTTTAAGCGTGTGATATGTAAAGTAAAAATACACTTAATACCATGAAAAGAAACAAGCATATAAATTTCATACATAATAAAATTTGGGTATCCAATAACTAAACCACATTATTATTATGGCTACCGTTTATATTTGGATAACAAAATGGATACCCACTTTTATATTTTAGCATTTGGATTGGGTTTTAAAAAGTGAAATAATATGGATACCAATTTGGTTAAGGATAACCggttattttgcacacccctataaGAGGTATTAAATTGTCAAATGAAATTTCTCTCTATATATTGTGTTAGGTTGTCTGAGCTCGAGACACGAAAAAATGATGTAAACATAAAGGAACTATTGAAAATTGGTTCGAAAATTTATAATTGTCATTTCACAAATATTTAGAGAAAAAGTTTCAAGACAgtaatattttagaaaatattttggagaAACATCGGATAGACTAACAAGACttatatttaacttttattgAATTGGAGAAGGCGTATGATAGAGTGTCTAGAAAGATTTTGTGAAAAACCCTAGAGAAAAAAGGGGTTAAGATTACATATATTCAAGCTATCCAAGATATGTATGAAGGGATATCACGGACACAAGGTGGAGAGTTAGATTTTCCCATTACAGTAGATTTGCATCAAGGTTCAATCCTAAGCCCTAACTTTTTACCTTTTTGGATGTACTCACAGAATACATCCAAGAGGTAGCACTGAGATACATGTTTTTTTGCAGATAATATAGTCTTATTTGAAGAGCCAAAAGAGGATTTAAATGAGAGGTTGGAGATGAGTTTTTAAGACACATGATTTTCGCCTAAGTAGAAGTAAGACAAAGTATTTGAAATGTAAGTTCAACACAAGAAGAAGTGTTTCTAACCTAGAAGTAACACGATTTAAATATCTTAGGTTTGTAATacaaaatgatggagaaatagaAGGGGATGTAAATCGTCAAATTCAAACTGGGTGGCTGAAATGGATGAGGGCTTTAGGGATTCTATGTGACACAAAAGTACCGCTCAAGCTGAAGAGAAAATTTTATCGGAATGCGGAAAAACCCGCGATGTTGTACGAGATATAATGTTTAGCGCTTAAGAATCAACACGAAaataaagtaagtgtaggagAGATGAAGATGTTACGTTGGATGTGTGGTAAGctagaaatgaaaatattagagGGAGTGTTTGGATAACACCTATAATAGAGAAGATGGTTGAAAATAGACTTATGTAGTTTGAGCATGTAGAGAGAGGACTTGTAGATTATGTGATAAGGAGAGTAAATATGATGGAGagaagtcaaacaactagagaaagaggaagacctagaaagactataagagaagttattaagaaatatCTCGAGTTTAACAATTTggagaaaaacaaaattttgaataGAACATTATGGAAAAAGTTGATTCATGTAGTTGATCCTATTAATGGAACAAggcttgattgttgttgttttttgacGAAAAGTGAAATAGTGTGCTTATgttgttaaatttaatttaagAATCTAAAATGTATGAAAATATTTTGAGAAAgctaattattttttctaaagTGTTAGTCAAATTGTTAGCTTAACCCATATGATAGGTAAGGTTAATAAGATGTTCATTTGTTTACTTAAGTCACTTGTTTGATTATGACAAATATTATCAAGAATACACAAAAACTGAGTTATTCTAAGAAGTCTTTTTAAAAAGCaaataaaactatatatataaataacGAGGCACTAAAGACCAAGAGTGCAACACAATAAGTTGAGAGGCGACACAAGAGGTACCAAAACAACCAACAAAATACAAACAATAGCAAAAAATGGGAAACACCAAAACAAGTCGatcaaaaaatgaaaatatactaATACAAAGAGATGAAAGTCGTAGGAAGGGAAAAACAAAGAAAACCTGAAGGGAACACAAGCTAGATCTCCCCAGCCCAAAGGCCTGGGAAAAATGACACCAATCTCCAGTGACTAGCAATAACAAACCAAAAGGAGACTAGAGATACTTATGCTGGTATTAGCTAAGATGCTAGATATATTTCTCAAGCCAAGCCGAGAAAGCACATGATTTCTCCACAGACCTACCGAGATACCATTTCCAATCCAAAAGGATGCTCATATCTTCCACGTCCTCCGCTGACACCAATTTACCTGAGAATATTATATCATTCAGAGATTTCCAAATCGACCAAAACATAACATGCCAAATAATAAGATCTCTCTTTAATCCTAGAAGGACCACCAATAGGGAAAAACATCTGAAAAAGGGTCAAGGAATCCTTGGGTAAAACTACAGACAATCCCAACCAACTAAAAAATCCTATACCAAATAGAAACCACTGCATCATAAGTCACAAACATAAGAGAGGAAGATTCTAGAAACCTCAAACAAAAAGCATAAGAGACACCCTCCAAACCATTAGAGATCCCCCTATTGAATAAATTCTCTATGGTAGAAATCCTATCCCTCAAGATTTGTCAGGAGAAAACAATTGCTTTAGAGGGGGCCAAACTACTCCATATGTCGTCGTggaagttgtcatcatcaaaagtagaTGCTTTGTTCGAAGCATATTACatgcaaaacaaggttccacactTCTCTCTATACTCTATCTAGACACCTAAGAGGTTTAGCCACTATCTCCCCTATATACCCACATACCTTTACCCTAAGTGTGGAAAACCTACCCACAAGATAATTTCTCATTCACTCAAAGATGGTTATGATGGGTTTATCCCTTTGTAGTAAGATATTTGCATTGAAATATTCATTAAGGTTGTTCATTAGCACATTACACTTAGAAAAAGTGGAAATAAATGCTTACACCACTTTTGTTTGGTAATAACCTCTAGCTAGTCACAAGCCTCTTAACTGATCTCCTTTATTTGCATCATCTTAGCATCATGTTATTAAAAGTAGGTTGTCTTAGCtacaaccatcatcaaatatctcATCAAAGTACCGCCTCTAAATTTCTTTGTGAAGTTAGTATATAAATTCCTAAGACAAAACCTTCATTGAGTGTCATGGTAATGCTCTTCAAATACTTGCACCAATCCGTGCAACAATAAACAAGTAACATATTTGTTAAAGTAAAAGGattgttcaaataaaaaattgagaaagTAATGTTAAGACATACCTTTTGCTGATTAGAAATGAAACACAATCTACGGCCACAAATGTCTTGAAGAAGCAAGTTAATAAACTAGTTTCAGGAGTTTCTCGGTTAGGTCTCAATAGCCCCGAAAGCTATAGATAAGTATTTGTCATCTGGATCTCTCCCAAAAACAATCAAGAGTATTCAACCATATTTGTTACTAAAAAGACATCTGTCTAATCTTATAAATGGTCTACATGccattctaaaatatttttttggcccatcaaaacaaatattggagcACCGTTCAAATCTTGGTTGCAAATCTGGTCTGAGGTACTTTAACTTGAAATTATTTCCTCATGAGGCCTTTCTCAATTAAACACCATATGAGCATAGTAAACTGTATTTCTTGCTAGAGTCTCCTTAAACAAATTTTCTAGCAAGATGTCTAGTTTTAAAAGCCCTACAACTAAGAACCTTTATTGAAGAAATGACTTCCATATTTGCACAACATGGTGTAGTTACACTTATTCTTATGCTTGCAAACCACTTTACATTTACTCACATTATTTTTTACAAATCTAACTTCCCTGTCATGCAACACATTATGATAGAATATTGCATCCTTGAAATGTCACAATGTGGAAAGTTCCATTATAATATTGAAATTTAAATCCTAGGTAATTGCTTCATCTTCATTGAACCTGGTCACATTAGGCATATCCTCACAACTAACATCATCTGCATTATTGGTATTTTCATTAATGATGTAGTCTTCTTCTATGATATATACCTTTCCCATCTTTGGTGTAGTAAGACTATGGGAGGGGGGAGGGAGATGAGGGGTTTCATTAGTGGTGACAACACCAACAACATTAGATGTATTGCTAGGTTCCTCTACATTTGCACCAATTGTGAACTCTTCACCAAATCCATTCATCATGTCTTTCTCACTATCGTTATAATGTACACCTCTAACACATTCATCACTTGATTCTTCTCCTATACAATCACTCAAACGATAAACATCTTAATTGCATTCATTTCCATTATTTTTCTCTATGACCCGATCTATACATGTGGAATTACTTGTAGAGGCTTTAGGTTTAAAGAATATTTCCACATCACGCTCGTTTTCCTCAGCAAATTTAAATGGTTTCATTGCATCGCCATAATTCCTAAATGGATTTAGTTTTTATTCCAATCCACCACCCTCATGTTTCCCCCAAAGTTTCACGACATCTACTTCAAATTCTAAGTCCACCCCCTTAATTAGGTCACAAGCTTTAAAATATAACCTGAAGTCAGGATCTTGACCATTAAATGCACAAACCTACCACTATCATACCTTAACTTAGGGTCTTGTACAAATCAACCCGTATCATAGAAGACCACCTTAAATAAACCCATATCTTGTAAAGAACAAAGGGTACaatttaaattttgtataagtgaCTCAACGTTTCAGCATAATATACAAGTATATGTATAATCTACTAATAAATACGAATCTCGTATAGTTAAATATAGTCACGTTACAAGATTTcaaaatacactcattgaaataCATTCACTTACAAGAGCCTAGTTAAATACACCGTAAAAATTTCATGTACATCACACAAAACCTAGTATTCAGTCAAATATAGTAATATTAATCAAATTAGTATAAGAAATTTTACAATATGATACACAGAGACGGAACTATTCACAAGAAAGTGTGCGCTCATGCCCCCACTAACTTTTAATCTATCTATACACCTTATATTCTCATACACATGTCCTTCTAGTTTTATGCCCTTTTAATTTTATGTGACTTGCTCTCTTGCATTAAGTATACCAATATGTTTTTTAATTAGTTGTGGTTTCTTAAGTTAGTTACacggttttttttaataaacaatttgTATCTAGCAGTTAGTTACATGGTTAACTTTTTAAGATAGTTCTCCATGATATATATAATCATTTTTATACCATACTATATATACACACAATACACAATGTCATATATATTATCCTAATAATAtcacataaatatttaattttaaaattgtttcatATCTATATATCTAACACTATTATCATATAGATATGCACTAACAGTGTATAATAGTTTCacattgtcatccaatagaaatatTTTATTCTGCCATGTcatatttgttatttaattttttttgtataatttggCAGAATACATCTTTgtcattgattgacagtgtaaaattattttacactgtatatatatatatatatatatatatatatatatatatatatatatatatatatatatatatatatatatatatatatatatatatatatatatatatatatatatatatatatatatatatatatgggatattcttactccaagagttaGTCCAAATCTTAACCtttgattttcattaatttaatgcttttaattgaatatttatataaaaaatatttccaaatataTTTAGATTAAATGATAAATTAAAGTCGTTAGATAATGATTAATGAAAGTTAAGGGTTAAAATTTGAAATAACTCTTTTAAtcttaattttgcagaaaaatatccctcatcatatatatatatatatatatatatatatatatatatatatatatatatatatatatatatatatatatatatatatatatatatatatatatatatataggggacgactcaagtgagaacacttggttattatgagaaatgagaacaatgaatcacgaccattaaattttgatttctctttctatgatccttaatatttattttaaatcaacatggaaggagaaaccaatctagtccattaaaatcaacaaaatcaaaattcaatggccgtgattcattattctcatttctcataataaccaagtgttctcacttgagtcgtctcctatatataggggacgactcaagtgagaacacttggttattatgagaaatgagaacaatgaatcacgaccattaaattttgatttctctttctatgatccttaatatttattttaaatcaacatggaaggagaaaccaatccggtccattaaaatcaacaaaatcaaaattcaatggccgtgattcattattctcatttctcgtaataaccaagtgttctcacttgagtcgtcctatatatatatatatatatatatatatatatatatatatatatatatatatatatatatatatatatatatatatatatatatatatatataatgtaatgTTAAAATTTTATGCTACAAATATATATCCTACTAATTAATAATTCTGGCTCCGTTCCTGATGATACGATAAACTTCAAAACCTCTATATGTAGTTTTCAACGCTCTTAAAAACTAGAGAGACCCCACCACAACACAACTTTCAATGCTTCAATCTAGGAAACTTTAATCAAACACAAAGGTTAAGGTGTTAAATTTGTTTCCTAGATGTAAATGGTTATGACTAGCTTCAACCAACATACTGGGTTTTAAGCAATTTATAttttggtgaattcttatctacccaactcaaaaaattGGGTAGAGTTACCTCCTTTGTAAAGtgctttaaaaataataaacatttgcagtattttaataaataattaaatgcgTTGAATGAGAaggaatcatgtgattggttggaggtacactaccAAACTtattgtgatgggtagagaagttgtccccttatatttttatgttttttcattttcaagAAATATATTGGTAAACCTTTTTCCATACCTTCCTAAAAAATATTCTAACTGACAACAATGTGGTCCTTTAGAGTCTGTTTGATTCAAATAAGGGGTAAAAGAGGGGAGAGATTTTAATGGAAGGAAGAGAATGAGAGGGAAGATgagagattttttttaattacatgtatgtttggttcaaacgaggggagagagaggagggattttggttaaaaatatgtttggttcacaagagGAGGGGAgaagttttattaataatttacatttttatccttatgattttatataagtgatatgatattcaaaagtaaaaatttcataaataatattttggaaataatatttgtaatattgaGTGATTACAAATTTATAACTTACCACATAATGTTAAAAAATTTGAGTACACTTGATACATATTATAACTCTCGACACAAAATAATCTAtgtgttgataacaacttttgaatacatcaaataatttattattattattattattattattataatatataataataataataataataataataataataataataataaacaaaataaatgaatgctttaaaattttatataaaaaaatatataatagaatacataataaaattaaaaaaaatttaatatgaataaacataaaaaaaaatttacagtgattataatttttattaaataaaaataataatttgaaggtaaagaataattataataaattgataaaagtaatagaaaaaaataaaagaagcatgaacacaaaagaaaataattattttaaaataataaaataaaactgagaatatttaaaaaaatatattaatttattaaatatcaacCGTCACATTTCCTCCGAATCTCTCCGATTCGGGGAGACGCAAAAAATGTGATTTGGAGGAATTTTGCTCCCCTCCTTTCTTCTCCTAAAAATTAAGTCAAACATATTATATATCCACATcaacttttatttattaaatttaattaaaaaaatcaaaagtgtGAATGTAAAATAATAGGagaatgattattaaaaaaaaatagaaaacaacaaacaaaaattaaaatatttaggaagactATTAACTTATTTAACCTTAAAAATAAACATCATATACTTCTAGGATTTTTATCATCTCACATACACTATAGAGACTACTTCAACAATGTCACAATTAATGTTAAAAAATCAcgaatgattaaaaaaaaactaaatcgtTTTTCCTAGtagattttttttctaattatttcAAAAAAGAGTTTTAAAGAAAAGGTGAAGAAGTATTCATCTCTAACTTTCCTGATTTACCATACAAACTAAGAAAAAATTGATGACAAACAAAGGGAAtgcaaaataataaattttgtgcCACCGTTAAATTTGTATGGCAATGACATATCTAAGATGCTTTTAGAATTTCGGCTAATGATTTTGTAACCGTGTTGGCTGTCAATTTGATTAATCATTTTTATAATCTGGATTCAATGTTAATCGCTCATCATATTTTTACAATTTAGTTTCGTTATCGTACACGAGTACGTTAGATTGTGCGCTTGATGAGTATGTTTATCATTGGTTTTAGATTTGTTATAGAATTTTACTTTCTTTTTAGTTTGTAAAATTTACAATGTACTATTTTAGTTTCATTGGGTTAAGTCCTATGTCCCCAATTGTTTGTacctctttttattttatattttaatggtgtttattaaataaaaaaaaaaagcttaagACCATTGAACTAATATACGAGTAGTATCTATCTAGCCAAGTTCAATGTACTATAAAAATCAAACACAAAGCAACATTCTTGAATCAACttagccaaaaaaaaaaatcaactctTTCTCACTCTTATATAGTGCCATACAAGAAAGATAATAGATGCAAGCAAAGTTGATCCTCCAAAAACCAAAGGAGGACAAGGTTGCCATGGTTTTTTAGAACGTCTCTTCTTCACTGGAGCATTTTCCTCTTCACTCTTATGCTCTAAAACCTTTTCTTCTTCTGCTACAATTTGCTCCGGTTCTGGTTCTGATACAATGCTATTTGCACCCTCGTCTTCCTTTACTTCTTCTATTCCCACCCCACATGATACACCTTTTGCAATTTTCGGCATCACTATTGTCAACAGTCCCTCATCTTCGTTATACTTAGCCTTGATCTTATCCAAAATAACTCCATTAGGGATCTCAAACTTCTTTCTAAACCCTTTTATTTTCACCTCTTTCTTGAATGGTATCATTTGCATTTCTTGCACCTCCTTTTCACCACTCACTGAAATCTTTGTACCGTCTTTGTTAATACTGATGTCAATGTTCTCTTTCTTATAACCTTCATTggttcatcaatattcatcacatCAACTTGAAAATATTATAATAGGAAAGAGAAGAAAACAGTAATGATTGGAAAGAGTTGATTGAGAGTGAAGAAATTAAACCTTTGAGATGTGCTGTGAGGGTGAAAATTGAATCGGTTTCTTTAGAGAAGAAAACAGGACCTGCTTTATCTTTGGCAAACTGAAAATCTGAAATGGTAGTGCTGTCATCTTTTGTTCTTGTGATCTTGAGACCCAACTCAACCTCCATAGCAGTTAACTCTTGGTTATTATTTTCTGAAAATAATGGAACTATGGAAGTGCATAAAAAAATGTTTCAACGGTTTGTGTTTCTTTGAACAGACATTATGGTAGACATTTTTTTTGGAGTATGTATCCTAGTACTGTGTTTTAGTCCTAAGAAGACAAATGTGCAAGTAAAGTATATATTCATTACTTCTAGTTGCTTCTCTGTTGCTATTTTGTTTCCTTGTTGTCTTTGGAGGAATCTATTACTTTTGGATACTGTCGTGTAAGGTTAACGAGgtagaaaaaaatgttgtctGTAGAACATTTCTCTTTATTATAATAGGATACTACAATTTCTAAGAATTTGATGCATGGAGTTGAGATGTTATGCATGGagttgagttgaaatttgatacAAAAGACAATCAAGTAAGGAGGCTTATTCATAAAGTTATTTTTGACTCTATAGACAAAAGCGTTCAAATCATGGACTTACATATGGACCTTCTTGGACACCGCATATGAGCACATGGAACCTCCATCTTCATCTCAATAGTGGGTTTACATCAAATGGTCGTAAGGACTTCATGTCCGTTTTAACCATttactttatattttatataaacgtGACTCTGAGTCACACCTAGGTATTCTTTAAGTACACTAGTAAAGTTCTACCTCATTTAAACACTGACTCGAACGTTGTATGGATCTATGTATTTGTAGGTATACATCGTCAATTGGTGTTGATGAtgactgtgagatattggatcgaactctagtatggtcgaaggatagcttcttggttcgacaggattaagcatgaagtcgaaggttgttcacatatttgtgtcgaagatgctagggttattagcatgttaaattaggttttagtgtttaaatcctaatttgttaagttagcttgtttattaagttgacttgtgtaatgggccttgtggaaaaaacccattagttagtatgttaggttttattataaatagcatactagtctctcatcattgttaagctgcaaatcctaatttagggtgagagaggttatttgttattcttgtaaacttgtaatcttgttttaagagaaagtaaaagaataacagttataaccaattcttgtgttcttctcatcttccctaattcctattatattttgttcttgacatcgttttttaCAACAATGACAATTGATGACATAGGCCAAACAACCTTTAAAGAAGATAACTCCATAAATCAGATGACTTTTGGATATTGAGAGTTCCTTGTGACAATTGACAAAAGtagaattgcatatccctgatgaagtcgaagaagaagcagaagatgctgaggaagttgaggaaactgacgatgactacctattatcgagagataggtcgagaagagtcatcaaggcacctcagagacttgggtatgcagatcttatagcttatgccttaatctttgcaagtgaggttctagatgaagagcctagagactacaaggaagttacgaggagtcgaaataagactgaatggctgaaggtcatggatgatgagatgaaatctcttcatgataatcatacttgggaactgatcaagaaacctgctggggcaaggttagtcagctgtaaatggattttcaaagttaaggaaggaattgaaggagtgacgtcgaaaagatacaaggcaaggttagttgcaaggggtttcactcagaaagaaggtgtcgacttcaatgatgtgttttctcctgttgtgaagcataggtccattcgaatgtttcttgccatggtggcacagttcgatcttgaactagaacagatggatgtgaagattgcgttcttgtatggtgatctagatgaaacgatcctgatgaggcaacctgaagggtatgtcgaaaagaggaaggaagattatgtgtgcaagctaaagagatctttatatgggctgaaacaatctccttgacagtggaataggagattcgacaagttcatggcacgcataagtttcattagaagtcagtttgaccactgcgtttacttcagatttcgacctggtaattcatttgttattttgttgctttatgtggatgatattctcatagcaagcaacaatgttgaagatgtgatgagagtgaaggttgaactcaataaggagttcgatatgaaggatatgggagctgcttctaggattcttggaactgacattcgaagagatagaaataaGTTaaatctcaagaggcatatctacggaagattctcgaaaagtttggtatgtcgaattcgaagccaattGTGACTCCaaaaaaccctcaattcaagctgagtattgatcagtgtcctagTACCGATGTCGAAAGagtctatatgaatagcattccacatgctaatatagttggttctttgatgtatgttatggtctgtactagacccgacatagcatatgcagtaagtcttgtaagcaggtacatggcaaatcctggaaaggctcactggcaagcattgaggTGGATTTTAAgttacataaatgggtctctaaacagagtcctaatttatggtggagccttgggtgaagatagtaaagtagtAATCAAAgaatatgtcgactctgattatgcaggttgtatggattccagaaaatctatttctggatatgttttcactatgtttggcactgcaattagttggaaagcaacacttcagaaggttgttgctctatcaaccactgaagcggagtatattgctctaactgaagctgtgaaagaagcattgcgacttgaaggttttgcaaaggatctaaaacttcaaggtcgaggtatcactattaaatgtgatagtcaaagtgcaatacacctgtcgaagaactcagcatatcatgagcgaactaagcacatcgatgtgaggttgcatttcgtcagagaagtaatcgtgcgtggagaagtccaagtgctgaaggtttcgactgaagacaatgctgctgatatgatcactaagacattgtcgagttgcaagtttttccactgtacgCAGTTAATAAAGTTGCATGGataaagctagtttgttcccttgatgttttagagttagatccaaggtggagatttgtgagatattggatcaaactctagtatggtcgaagggtagtttcttggttcgacaggattgaGCATGaaatcgaaggttgttcacatgcttgtgtcgaagatgctagggttgttagcatgttaaattaggttttagtgtttaaaccctaatttgttaagttagcttgtttattaagttgacttgtgtaatgggccttgtggaaaaagcccattagttagtatgttaggttttattataaatagcatactagtctctcatcattgctaagctgcaaatcctaatttagggtgagagaggttatttgttattcttgtaaacttgtaatcttgttttaagagaaagtaaaagaatagcagttataaccaattcttgtgttcttctcatcttccctaattcctattatattttgttcttgacatcgtttttcacaacaatgaCAATTGATGACATATGCCAAACAACCTTTAAAGAAGATAACTCCATAAATCAGATGACTTTTGGATATTGAGAGTTCCTTGAGACAATTGACAAAAGTGGAATTGTCCAGTATCTCTTGATGACACTATTTTCCTTAAAAATAAGACATTTGGTTACACGATTTTACATCAGATTTCATAATAATTTgaagtaaaaaatatttgatttaaggaTTTTACATCAAATATTTATTTCCACTGATGTGAAAACTAACACGATGACAGTTTCGTAAGTtaaatgtgttagaacaagatttgttctgatcaatattcctagttttgatgataacaaggatatgaattttgtgtgagataatgtggtactctaatacattgcaatttccctttcaggaaatatataaagagtatgcacaaatcagcgctcagaagctttgtctcagaaggttcagcatgcaacatcagaacatggtctggcaagacatcagaagatggtcaaggcagaatcaaaacatgggtctatgaaagcatcagaagaactt encodes:
- the LOC131613055 gene encoding uncharacterized protein LOC131613055; the protein is MEVELGLKITRTKDDSTTISDFQFAKDKAGPVFFSKETDSIFTLTAHLKGYKKENIDISINKDGTKISVSGEKEVQEMQMIPFKKEVKIKGFRKKFEIPNGVILDKIKAKYNEDEGLLTIVMPKIAKGVSCGVGIEEVKEDEGANSIVSEPEPEQIVAEEEKVLEHKSEEENAPVKKRRSKKPWQPCPPLVFGGSTLLASIIFLVWHYIRVRKS